A single window of Gemmatimonadaceae bacterium DNA harbors:
- a CDS encoding carbohydrate binding family 9 domain-containing protein codes for MRLAVFLLAVASAAPLSAHAQDRTYHGRRGGLVAEVPRFDDSVSVDGVLDEPVWQRAALLTGFSAYLPIDGREAHDSTEVRVWYSSTHVYFGVVAHETHGSVHATLAARDKIDMDDYIQLLIDPFNDRRRAFVFGINPLGAQADGVRTEGFSPPQPRGQTFGGNPPAFIDLSPDFVFASRGRVTDTGYELEVAIPLKSLRFQGTNLQDWALQVVRFVQHSGYQQTWTPARRGAASFLVQSGTLRGLHDLRREAVVELNPELTESLNGAPTPEWTYTSKPNLGGNLRWRIVPNLTMNATVRPDFSQVEADAAQVPGDTRFSLFFPERRPFFIDGIEQFDAPNNLVYTRQILQPDLATKLTGRFGRTSVAYMGALDSDDASQDGKDRPLFNILRLRRDVFQASTMGLTLTDRTEGDGFSRVGVADTRLVWKGAYSFNASLGGSATRDPAGGDTRTAPLWDFGANRTGLRYGYRYTFSGIGEDFRAAAGFVPRTDFVSTTAYNRFSWFGKPGDFIESYLIRQGFDWLWTFDRFRDGKSVQETKIQAENVFNIRGGWVLSVTPVRETFLFDTRTYARYRVLRPATGGAIDTAAFTPSRRTPTAVVLLRLNTPQFERWTGRFTGFIGRDIEFFETSTARRVDLTGEVDLRPTDQMRLTGSYLYSHYTRSRDGTTLSRASVPRLRLEYQLSRALFLRFVGQYDHRTRDALRDPATELPLAILNGATYRRATATATRDLRMDWLFSYVPSPGTVVFAGYGSSLTEPDAFRFRHFERVRDGFFVKLSYLFRR; via the coding sequence GTGCGTCTCGCCGTTTTCCTGCTCGCGGTTGCGAGTGCCGCGCCCCTGTCCGCACACGCACAGGATCGCACCTATCACGGCCGCCGCGGCGGCCTGGTCGCCGAGGTGCCCCGCTTCGACGATAGCGTGTCCGTGGATGGCGTGCTCGATGAGCCCGTCTGGCAGCGCGCCGCCCTGCTCACCGGGTTCTCGGCGTATCTGCCCATCGACGGGCGCGAGGCGCACGACTCGACGGAAGTGAGGGTCTGGTACTCGTCGACCCACGTCTACTTCGGCGTCGTCGCGCACGAGACACACGGCTCGGTACATGCCACGCTCGCCGCGCGCGACAAGATCGACATGGATGACTACATCCAGCTGCTGATCGATCCCTTCAACGACCGGCGACGCGCATTCGTGTTTGGCATCAACCCGCTGGGCGCACAGGCTGACGGTGTTCGCACCGAGGGGTTCAGCCCACCGCAGCCCCGCGGCCAGACCTTTGGCGGCAACCCGCCCGCGTTCATCGATCTCAGCCCGGACTTTGTGTTTGCCTCACGAGGGCGCGTGACTGACACCGGCTACGAGCTCGAGGTGGCCATTCCGCTCAAGAGCCTTCGATTCCAGGGCACGAACTTGCAGGACTGGGCGCTGCAGGTCGTGCGATTTGTCCAGCACTCCGGCTACCAGCAGACATGGACACCGGCACGTCGCGGCGCGGCATCCTTCCTCGTGCAATCGGGCACGCTCCGGGGCCTGCATGACCTGCGCCGCGAGGCCGTGGTGGAGCTCAACCCCGAACTCACCGAGTCGCTCAACGGCGCACCGACTCCCGAGTGGACGTACACGTCAAAGCCCAACCTCGGTGGCAATCTCCGGTGGCGCATCGTGCCCAACCTGACGATGAACGCGACCGTCCGTCCGGACTTCTCCCAGGTGGAGGCCGACGCGGCACAGGTACCGGGCGACACACGCTTCTCGCTGTTCTTCCCCGAGCGGCGCCCGTTCTTCATTGACGGCATCGAGCAGTTCGATGCGCCCAACAACCTCGTGTACACACGACAGATCCTGCAGCCGGACCTCGCGACCAAGCTCACCGGGCGCTTCGGTCGCACGAGCGTCGCATACATGGGCGCACTGGACAGCGACGACGCCTCACAAGACGGGAAGGACCGTCCGCTGTTCAATATCCTGCGTCTGCGTCGTGACGTGTTCCAGGCGTCCACGATGGGGCTCACGCTCACCGATCGCACCGAGGGCGACGGCTTCAGCCGAGTAGGCGTGGCCGACACCCGCCTGGTCTGGAAGGGCGCCTACAGCTTCAATGCCTCGCTCGGGGGAAGCGCTACGCGCGACCCGGCCGGTGGCGACACGCGCACCGCACCCCTCTGGGACTTCGGCGCCAACCGCACCGGCCTGCGCTACGGCTATCGCTACACGTTCAGCGGCATCGGCGAGGACTTCCGCGCCGCGGCCGGCTTTGTCCCCCGCACCGACTTCGTGTCGACCACGGCGTACAACCGCTTCTCGTGGTTCGGCAAGCCGGGCGACTTCATCGAGAGCTATCTCATTCGGCAAGGCTTCGACTGGCTCTGGACCTTCGATCGGTTCCGCGATGGCAAGAGCGTGCAGGAAACCAAGATCCAGGCGGAGAATGTCTTCAATATCCGGGGCGGCTGGGTGCTGAGCGTGACGCCGGTGCGCGAGACCTTCCTGTTTGACACGCGCACCTACGCCCGCTATCGCGTGCTGCGCCCCGCGACCGGCGGCGCCATCGACACAGCAGCGTTCACGCCGTCGCGCCGAACGCCGACCGCCGTGGTCCTCCTCCGGCTCAACACACCGCAGTTCGAGCGTTGGACCGGGCGGTTCACGGGCTTCATCGGACGCGACATCGAGTTCTTCGAGACGTCCACCGCGCGCCGCGTGGACCTCACCGGCGAGGTGGACCTGCGGCCGACCGATCAGATGCGCCTCACCGGATCGTACCTCTATTCGCACTATACGCGCTCTCGGGACGGCACCACGCTTTCGCGTGCCAGCGTGCCGCGCCTGCGCCTGGAGTATCAGCTGAGCCGCGCACTCTTCCTGCGCTTCGTGGGCCAATATGACCACCGAACGCGCGACGCCCTGCGCGATCCCGCCACCGAACTGCCGCTCGCCATCCTCAACGGAGCCACCTACCGCCGCGCAACCGCAACGGCCACGCGTGACCTCCGCATGGACTGGCTGTTCAGCTATGTCCCGAGCCCCGGCACGGTGGTGTTTGCCGGCTATGGCAGTTCGCTCACCGAGCCCGATGCCTTCCGCTTTCGGCACTTCGAGCGCGTACGCGACGGGTTCTTCGTCAAGCTGTCGTACCTCTTCAGGCGCTGA
- a CDS encoding cytochrome c oxidase assembly protein, protein MQFWCSARDTAWTWTWTAYPGVWLFIILLAVGIARWNRAGARRTGTVAPPMHPLTVLGLVLLWLALDWPIGALGAGYLASVHMVQFLLIGLLAPAALLAGISPDAARLAGGSRILERLTRPIPALIAFNSLVLLTHLPPVVDGLMSSTLGPVRAQLGSMVIDLLWLTGGVLFWWPILLPAPERPRFVPPLRMLYLVAGLMFSPVMFGLVGFMVNAERPLYGIYELAPPFPGFSSRDDHQLAGVLMSMTGAAVAFVGLSVIFFRWSRTDG, encoded by the coding sequence ATGCAGTTCTGGTGCTCCGCCAGGGACACGGCCTGGACCTGGACATGGACGGCCTATCCAGGCGTCTGGCTCTTCATCATCCTGCTCGCCGTCGGCATCGCGCGGTGGAACCGGGCCGGGGCGCGCCGAACGGGCACGGTCGCGCCGCCCATGCATCCGCTGACGGTGCTTGGCCTCGTGCTCCTCTGGCTGGCGCTGGACTGGCCCATCGGCGCGTTAGGCGCCGGGTACCTGGCCAGCGTCCACATGGTGCAGTTCCTGCTCATCGGACTGCTGGCGCCGGCCGCGCTGTTGGCGGGAATCAGCCCTGACGCGGCCCGTCTCGCCGGCGGCTCGCGCATCCTCGAACGGCTCACGCGACCCATCCCCGCCCTGATCGCTTTCAACTCGCTCGTGCTCCTCACGCACCTGCCACCGGTGGTCGATGGCCTGATGAGCAGTACCCTCGGGCCCGTGCGCGCCCAACTTGGCTCCATGGTCATCGATCTGCTCTGGCTCACTGGCGGTGTGCTCTTCTGGTGGCCGATCCTGCTCCCCGCCCCGGAACGGCCTCGCTTCGTGCCGCCGCTCCGTATGCTCTACCTCGTGGCCGGACTGATGTTCTCGCCGGTCATGTTCGGGCTCGTGGGGTTCATGGTGAACGCGGAACGACCGCTCTACGGTATCTATGAACTCGCGCCGCCGTTCCCCGGCTTCTCCTCGCGCGACGACCATCAACTGGCTGGCGTCCTGATGTCCATGACGGGCGCCGCCGTCGCGTTCGTTGGTCTGTCGGTGATTTTCTTCCGCTGGAGCCGGACCGACGGCTGA
- a CDS encoding SCO family protein, producing MRRRFLLLVALAAGLACDRGAMPGREAASAFRGVLLTPPLEKPDFTFTDVNGQPWNLRVKTAGKVALLFFGYTHCPDVCPLHAANVAAVLRTMPFEVRDKVMFLFVTTDPARDTPERLKEWLAAFDPTFVGLTAPPEALGQLQVSLGIAPARIEIPPGADSANYLVGHGAQVIAFGLDDQARIEYPFGIRQEDWANDLPRLARGEVPTSAARTGPPPATIGAANIPEAPPIEVRAALMAAPVSTSEASIYLVVQNNGEADTLTGVWSPDAASAAMHATRRDGGTMRMEHVASLPLAPGARLELLPGGTHVMLMGLTRKPIAGESFPLRLRFARAGEYVIAPMVVAYADLDAQLTAARQP from the coding sequence ATGCGTCGACGTTTCCTCCTGCTCGTGGCCCTGGCCGCCGGCCTCGCCTGTGATCGTGGCGCGATGCCTGGCCGTGAGGCCGCCAGCGCCTTCCGCGGCGTGCTGCTCACCCCACCGCTCGAGAAGCCCGATTTCACGTTCACCGACGTCAACGGGCAACCCTGGAACCTGCGCGTGAAGACGGCGGGCAAGGTTGCGTTGCTGTTCTTCGGCTACACTCACTGCCCGGACGTCTGCCCGCTCCACGCAGCCAACGTGGCCGCCGTGTTGCGCACCATGCCGTTCGAAGTGCGCGACAAGGTCATGTTCCTGTTCGTCACCACGGACCCGGCGCGCGACACGCCCGAGCGCCTCAAGGAGTGGCTGGCCGCATTCGACCCGACGTTCGTCGGCCTCACGGCCCCACCCGAGGCGCTTGGCCAACTGCAGGTGTCGCTCGGCATCGCGCCGGCACGCATCGAAATCCCCCCCGGCGCCGACTCGGCAAACTACCTGGTGGGCCACGGCGCGCAGGTCATTGCGTTTGGCCTCGATGACCAGGCGCGCATCGAGTATCCGTTTGGAATCCGGCAGGAGGATTGGGCCAACGACCTCCCACGCCTGGCGCGTGGTGAGGTGCCCACGAGCGCGGCGCGCACCGGGCCGCCACCGGCGACCATCGGAGCGGCGAACATCCCGGAGGCGCCACCCATCGAAGTCCGCGCCGCGCTGATGGCCGCCCCGGTTTCGACGAGCGAGGCGTCGATCTATCTCGTCGTGCAGAACAACGGTGAGGCCGACACGCTCACCGGCGTGTGGAGCCCCGACGCCGCCAGCGCCGCGATGCACGCCACGCGTCGGGACGGCGGCACCATGCGCATGGAACACGTGGCCTCGCTTCCGCTCGCACCAGGAGCGCGCCTGGAGCTGCTGCCGGGCGGCACCCACGTCATGCTCATGGGCCTGACGCGAAAGCCGATCGCCGGGGAGTCGTTTCCCCTGCGACTGCGCTTCGCCAGGGCTGGTGAGTACGTGATCGCGCCGATGGTCGTGGCATACGCCGACCTCGACGCCCAGCTGACCGCGGCCCGCCAACCCTAG
- a CDS encoding histidine phosphatase family protein — MPTALRRPLFLLALLTVAACHRTPATTTVILVRHAERPPGTDPDLNAAGRARAESLAVSLARSNVSAILHTQFKRAQQTAAPLATRLGVVAEVVAATGTEAQHAQAVVQRVQGLVGQTILYVGHSNTVPAVIQALGIAPPPAIADTEYQHFFVVTRVGNGPATLVRVRYGQ, encoded by the coding sequence ATGCCGACCGCCCTTCGACGACCGCTGTTCCTGCTGGCCCTGCTCACGGTGGCGGCATGTCACCGAACACCGGCGACGACCACGGTGATCCTTGTTAGGCACGCCGAACGCCCGCCGGGCACCGACCCGGATCTCAACGCGGCCGGACGTGCGCGCGCCGAGTCGCTGGCGGTGTCCCTGGCACGCAGCAACGTCTCGGCCATCCTGCACACCCAGTTCAAGCGGGCGCAGCAAACCGCTGCACCGCTGGCCACACGGCTTGGCGTCGTCGCCGAAGTCGTGGCTGCGACCGGTACGGAGGCGCAGCACGCGCAGGCGGTCGTGCAGCGCGTGCAGGGTCTCGTCGGGCAGACGATCCTGTATGTCGGTCATTCCAACACGGTGCCCGCGGTGATCCAGGCCCTGGGCATCGCGCCACCGCCGGCGATTGCCGATACGGAGTACCAGCACTTCTTCGTGGTCACCCGGGTCGGGAACGGTCCCGCGACGCTCGTGCGCGTGCGCTACGGTCAATAG
- a CDS encoding SET domain-containing protein-lysine N-methyltransferase, giving the protein MRDSPIQGSGGFAVRVIPAGTRIVEYVGERLTPAESEARYPDVPGVRHHTFLFAIDDDVVIDAAVGGNEARFINHSCEPNCDAVIEDGRIWIESLRDIAPGEELAYDYAYILDERHSPAAKRRYPCQCGSRACRGTILGKKR; this is encoded by the coding sequence GTGCGTGACTCGCCCATTCAGGGGTCGGGTGGCTTTGCCGTACGCGTCATTCCCGCCGGAACGCGGATCGTGGAGTACGTCGGCGAGCGGCTCACACCGGCGGAGTCGGAGGCACGCTACCCTGACGTGCCCGGCGTGCGGCATCACACGTTCCTGTTTGCGATCGATGACGACGTGGTGATCGATGCGGCGGTCGGCGGCAACGAGGCGCGCTTCATCAATCACTCCTGCGAGCCCAATTGCGACGCGGTGATCGAAGACGGGCGCATCTGGATCGAGAGCCTGCGCGACATCGCGCCCGGCGAGGAACTCGCGTACGACTACGCCTACATCCTCGACGAGCGCCACTCGCCCGCGGCCAAGCGCCGCTATCCGTGCCAGTGCGGATCGCGCGCGTGTCGGGGGACGATCCTCGGCAAGAAGCGCTGA
- a CDS encoding MFS transporter, with protein sequence MAPATPLERLLQRIVDVRPGEVRVMLLACAYFFCVLSSYYIIRPLREQVGVAGGVRNIPWLFTATLVAMLAVHPPFAALVARLPRRRFIPWANRFFVANLAIFFIVFRVMRPEHALWAGRVFFVWTAVFNLFVVSVFWSFMTDVFTSAQGKRLFGFIGFGGTLGGIVGSIVTASLAQALGPITLLLVSIALLELSTQSVLALGRHMGATADRRSGDHDAVIGGGTLAGVSHVVSSPYLLGICTYMVLFTIGSTTLYLQQATFADRAYADAGARTAFFAQLDLAVNVLTLLTQVFLTGRIVKLLGVAITLTLLPALSVIGFATLGAVPTIAVFVVFQVLRRSGEFAVARPTREVLYTVLSREDKYKAKNFIDTFVYRLGDQIGAWSTAGLARLGVTAAGEALVAVPLSLAWLGVGLWLGRQQEARSRQREDA encoded by the coding sequence ATCGCTCCGGCCACGCCCCTCGAGCGGCTCCTGCAGCGCATCGTTGACGTGCGCCCAGGGGAAGTCCGGGTCATGCTCCTGGCCTGCGCGTACTTCTTCTGCGTGTTGTCCAGCTACTACATCATCCGGCCGCTGCGCGAGCAGGTGGGGGTGGCCGGCGGCGTGCGCAACATCCCGTGGCTGTTCACCGCGACGCTGGTCGCGATGCTGGCCGTGCATCCGCCCTTTGCGGCACTGGTCGCGCGGCTCCCACGCCGACGGTTTATCCCCTGGGCCAACCGCTTCTTCGTCGCCAACCTCGCGATCTTCTTCATCGTGTTCCGCGTCATGCGGCCCGAACACGCCCTCTGGGCCGGCCGCGTCTTCTTTGTGTGGACCGCGGTGTTCAACCTGTTCGTCGTGTCGGTGTTCTGGTCCTTCATGACGGACGTCTTCACCAGCGCGCAGGGCAAGCGACTCTTCGGGTTCATCGGGTTCGGTGGCACGCTGGGCGGCATCGTCGGATCGATCGTCACGGCCTCGCTCGCGCAGGCCCTCGGCCCGATCACCCTGCTGCTCGTATCCATCGCCCTGCTCGAACTGAGCACGCAGTCCGTGCTGGCGCTCGGGCGGCACATGGGAGCCACGGCCGACCGTCGTTCGGGCGACCACGACGCGGTCATCGGCGGTGGCACGCTCGCCGGCGTGTCGCACGTCGTGTCTTCGCCGTACCTCCTGGGGATCTGCACGTACATGGTCCTCTTCACCATCGGGTCCACCACGCTGTATCTGCAGCAGGCGACGTTCGCCGACCGGGCCTACGCAGACGCGGGCGCCCGCACCGCGTTCTTTGCACAGCTCGATCTCGCGGTGAACGTGCTCACCCTGCTGACCCAGGTCTTTCTCACCGGACGCATCGTGAAGCTGCTCGGCGTGGCCATCACGCTGACGCTGCTCCCCGCGCTCTCGGTCATCGGTTTTGCCACGCTCGGCGCGGTGCCAACGATCGCCGTATTCGTCGTCTTCCAGGTGCTCAGGCGCAGCGGCGAGTTTGCCGTGGCGAGGCCGACGCGCGAAGTGCTCTACACCGTGCTCTCCCGCGAAGACAAGTACAAGGCCAAGAACTTCATCGACACCTTTGTGTATCGGCTCGGCGACCAGATCGGTGCCTGGTCGACAGCGGGGCTGGCACGCCTTGGTGTCACGGCCGCGGGTGAGGCGCTCGTGGCGGTCCCGCTCTCGCTCGCGTGGCTCGGTGTCGGACTCTGGCTCGGGCGACAGCAGGAAGCGCGCAGCCGGCAGCGCGAGGATGCTTAG
- a CDS encoding M20/M25/M40 family metallo-hydrolase yields MRLSRAVAGLAALLLPSVVTAQEGARTAWDSLARSIFEELVEINTQGSTGSTLAAAQAMAARLKAHGFPDSDVVVIENAPKKGNLVARLRGRASGKKPILLLSHIDVVEARPEDWTLPPFEFIEKDGTFYGRGVADDKDEGAIGLTNLIRLKREGFVPDRDIVVALTTDEEGGPANGVDHILKNRPDLFDVEYAFNEGGGGRVGPAGKYVSHDVQASEKKYQMFTLEATNPGGHSSVPVRDNAITELSKALVKVGEFDFPVHLNEVTRAYFSRLSQTVDPELGSAMRAVVANPGNAAAVARVSRDPRYNSQMRTTCVATMLDGGHAPNALPQRARGHVNCRILPDESPQDVKAALERAIATDKVKVTMEGEARNSPPSPLTKDLMSEIERVTREMWPGIPVIPTMSTGATDGVYLRSSRIPTYGVSGLFYGETFSHGMNERIPVKGFYDGLEFMYRLVKGVSSTVKVVQ; encoded by the coding sequence ATGCGTCTTTCTCGCGCTGTCGCTGGCCTCGCTGCGTTGCTCCTGCCTTCCGTGGTCACCGCTCAGGAAGGCGCGCGCACGGCATGGGACTCCCTTGCCCGGTCGATCTTCGAGGAACTCGTCGAGATCAACACGCAAGGCAGCACCGGGAGTACACTCGCCGCCGCGCAGGCCATGGCGGCGCGGCTCAAGGCGCACGGCTTTCCGGACTCCGACGTCGTCGTGATCGAAAACGCGCCGAAGAAGGGCAATCTCGTCGCGCGACTGCGCGGTCGGGCCTCGGGCAAGAAGCCGATCCTCCTCCTCTCGCATATCGATGTCGTGGAAGCGCGGCCCGAAGACTGGACGCTCCCGCCATTCGAGTTCATCGAAAAGGACGGCACGTTCTACGGGCGCGGCGTCGCCGACGACAAGGACGAGGGTGCGATCGGCCTCACCAACCTGATCCGCCTCAAGCGGGAGGGATTCGTGCCCGACCGCGACATCGTCGTCGCGCTCACCACGGACGAAGAAGGCGGGCCCGCCAACGGGGTGGACCACATCCTGAAGAATCGTCCGGACCTGTTCGACGTGGAGTACGCCTTCAACGAGGGCGGAGGCGGCCGCGTCGGGCCGGCCGGTAAGTATGTGTCGCACGACGTGCAGGCGAGCGAAAAGAAGTACCAGATGTTCACGCTCGAGGCGACCAACCCGGGCGGGCACAGCTCCGTGCCGGTGCGGGACAACGCGATCACCGAACTCTCGAAGGCCCTGGTCAAGGTCGGCGAGTTCGACTTTCCCGTGCACCTCAACGAGGTGACGCGGGCGTATTTCTCGCGCCTGTCGCAGACGGTGGATCCGGAGCTGGGTTCCGCGATGCGCGCGGTGGTGGCCAACCCCGGAAATGCGGCCGCGGTTGCCCGGGTCTCGCGCGACCCGCGCTACAACTCGCAGATGCGCACGACCTGTGTGGCGACGATGCTGGACGGCGGCCACGCCCCGAACGCGCTGCCGCAGCGGGCGCGCGGACACGTGAATTGCCGCATCCTGCCTGACGAGTCACCGCAGGACGTGAAGGCCGCGCTCGAACGCGCGATCGCCACCGACAAGGTAAAGGTGACCATGGAGGGCGAGGCGCGGAACTCGCCGCCGTCGCCACTCACGAAGGACCTGATGTCCGAGATCGAGCGCGTCACCAGGGAGATGTGGCCCGGGATCCCGGTGATTCCCACCATGAGCACCGGCGCGACCGATGGCGTGTACCTGCGCTCGTCCCGGATCCCCACCTACGGCGTCTCGGGCCTGTTCTACGGCGAGACGTTTTCGCACGGCATGAACGAGCGGATCCCGGTGAAAGGGTTCTACGACGGCCTCGAGTTCATGTACCGACTCGTCAAGGGCGTGTCGTCGACGGTGAAGGTCGTGCAATAG
- a CDS encoding oligosaccharide flippase family protein, with product MTSFTPPFTRDPATGSGSKSARSGVVVVVGRAAQLVLQFGLAILLARLLSPEDFGVQAMVFPVALLVQGIANSGLQSAIIQHESLDDVQASALFWASLRWNALLCAGMAASGVLLMAINREPRVLPVTIAWAAITLGATLSAIHEALLKRQFRFGAVLGAHLTGLVLSIGVAVVAARLGARHWAIILQMAVVEFVRVAIVWRLLPWRPLSPVRLGPERHAASAELRAYWRGFAGARFMGWMSEQADRIAVGVMGGAAPLGLYDFARRWGQFAFVEVYTPLSEVAIATLSAVRRDAEAQATQVRNAFLPVLAISLPILGFLFAEADGVLLFLFGAQWVPAAPAMRAIAVATAVGSIGRLAYWVSLSTGQTTRQFRWTVIITPVFLAGILVGARWGPFGVAVGFAVANLLTSIPGVFYLLATTSLRVRPLLATWTVPMLAAVGGVAALRLLDPSLPSSGRLVGLVERGFVFLATYVVLWLLIPGGRGMLRGLRPSARAT from the coding sequence GTGACGTCCTTCACTCCGCCTTTCACGCGCGATCCGGCCACCGGGTCGGGATCGAAGTCCGCGCGGTCCGGTGTGGTGGTCGTCGTAGGGCGAGCCGCGCAGCTGGTCCTGCAGTTCGGCCTCGCCATCCTCCTGGCCCGACTCCTCTCTCCCGAGGACTTCGGTGTACAGGCCATGGTGTTTCCGGTCGCCCTCCTCGTCCAGGGGATCGCCAACAGCGGACTGCAGAGCGCGATCATCCAGCACGAGTCGCTGGACGACGTGCAGGCGAGCGCACTCTTCTGGGCCTCCCTGCGATGGAACGCCCTGCTGTGCGCGGGCATGGCGGCGAGTGGCGTCCTGCTCATGGCGATCAACCGCGAGCCGCGCGTGTTGCCCGTTACCATCGCGTGGGCCGCCATCACACTCGGCGCCACGCTTTCGGCGATCCATGAAGCACTGCTCAAGCGGCAGTTCCGCTTTGGTGCGGTGCTCGGTGCGCATCTCACGGGGCTCGTCCTTTCGATCGGTGTGGCGGTGGTGGCCGCGCGGCTCGGTGCGCGTCACTGGGCGATCATCCTGCAGATGGCGGTGGTGGAGTTTGTGCGTGTCGCGATCGTCTGGCGCCTTCTCCCGTGGCGCCCGCTCTCGCCGGTGCGCCTCGGGCCCGAACGACACGCGGCGTCGGCCGAATTGCGGGCCTATTGGCGCGGCTTCGCCGGTGCACGATTCATGGGATGGATGAGTGAACAGGCCGACCGCATCGCGGTGGGTGTGATGGGCGGCGCCGCGCCGCTTGGCCTCTACGACTTTGCCAGGCGCTGGGGACAGTTCGCGTTCGTGGAGGTGTACACGCCGCTCTCAGAGGTTGCGATCGCCACGTTGAGCGCCGTGCGCCGCGATGCCGAGGCTCAGGCCACACAGGTGCGCAACGCCTTCCTGCCCGTCCTCGCGATCTCGCTGCCCATCCTGGGCTTCTTGTTCGCCGAGGCGGATGGCGTGCTGCTGTTCCTGTTTGGGGCGCAGTGGGTGCCCGCGGCGCCGGCCATGCGCGCGATCGCCGTCGCCACCGCGGTCGGCAGCATCGGGCGCCTGGCGTATTGGGTCTCGCTCTCCACCGGGCAGACCACGCGTCAGTTCCGCTGGACGGTGATCATCACACCCGTATTTCTCGCCGGCATTCTCGTGGGGGCGCGATGGGGTCCCTTCGGCGTGGCGGTGGGGTTCGCCGTCGCCAACCTGCTCACGTCGATTCCCGGCGTGTTCTACCTGCTGGCGACAACGAGCCTGCGCGTGCGTCCGTTGCTGGCGACGTGGACGGTGCCAATGCTGGCAGCTGTTGGGGGCGTCGCTGCGCTGCGTCTGCTCGATCCCTCGTTGCCCTCGAGCGGGCGCCTGGTTGGACTGGTGGAGCGCGGATTCGTCTTTCTGGCAACGTACGTCGTGCTCTGGCTCCTCATCCCCGGCGGTCGAGGGATGCTTCGCGGACTCCGACCCTCTGCGCGCGCGACCTGA